From the Halobacterium zhouii genome, the window ATCCCGACGACCTTGACGACATCTGTGGCGACGTGCAGGAGATAGCGGACAAGACCGGTGTGAAGCTCAGCGGTCCGGTTCCGCTCCCGACGAAGACGCTCGAAATCCCATCCCGGAAGTCCCCGGACGGTGAGGGGACGGCTACCTGGGAGCACTGGGAGATGCGCGTCCACAAGCGTCTGATCGACATCGACGCGGACGAGCGCGCGCTCCGCCAGCTGATGCGGATTCAGGTTCCCAACGACGTCAACATCGAGATCGTCCTGCAGGACTGAGCAAAATCTTCGATTTTGCGAAGGTTGGCAGACATCGGGTCTGCCGGAACTGAGCCGAGCCGCTTTGCGGATATCACGTCTTTTTCCGACACTCTCCCGGGTAGTATCGCGTCTGCGCACCCGTCGGCGTGACGCCGCGGTCACGAGATGGTCCACAGCCGCCGGGAATCGGAGTGCAGGCCGCCCTGCAGTCGATTCCCACACTCAAATCGCTGCTGTACCCTCCGGGGGCCTTTTGCTTCGACACTTCGAGGGCTGAGTCA encodes:
- the rpsJ gene encoding 30S ribosomal protein S10 encodes the protein MQQARVRLSGVDPDDLDDICGDVQEIADKTGVKLSGPVPLPTKTLEIPSRKSPDGEGTATWEHWEMRVHKRLIDIDADERALRQLMRIQVPNDVNIEIVLQD